One Alnus glutinosa chromosome 3, dhAlnGlut1.1, whole genome shotgun sequence genomic region harbors:
- the LOC133862433 gene encoding delta(8)-fatty-acid desaturase 2, which yields MEAEKKYVTVEELKKHNKPGDLWISIQNKVYDVSDWIKDHPGGDAPLLGLAGQDVTDAFIAYHPGTAWQYLDRFFTGYYLKDFKISEVSKDYRKLAAELAKQGLFERKGHGTMYSLLCIALMMSLVVYGVLCSESVLVHLGCGMLLGLLWIEGAYVGHDSGHYQVMSNPVCNRAAQIFSGNCLTGISIAWWKWTHNAHHLACNSLDHDPDLQHIPVFAVSSKLFNSVTSCFYGREMKFDSLARFLVSYQHWTYYPVLSVSRVNLFVQTLLLLFTRRGVPNRGLNILGILVFWTWFPLLVSCLPNWSERVMFVMASFAVTGIQHNQFTLNHFSADVYLGHPNGNDWFEKQTGGTLDISCSPWMDWFFGGLQFQLEHHLFPRLPRGQLRNVSPIVEALCKKHNLPYRSMSFWAANVSTIRTLRTAALQARDMTGPVPKNLVWEAFNTHG from the coding sequence ATGGAGGCGGAGAAGAAGTATGTCACCGTCGAGGAGCTCAAGAAGCACAACAAGCCAGGGGACTTGTGGATCTCCATTCAGAATAAGGTTTACGATGTCTCTGACTGGATTAAGGATCACCCTGGTGGCGACGCCCCTCTCCTCGGTTTGGCTGGCCAAGATGTCACCGACGCTTTCATAGCGTACCATCCTGGCACCGCGTGGCAATACCTCGACAGGTTCTTTACTGGGTATTATCTTAAGGATTTCAAGATCTCAGAGGTGTCCAAGGATTACAGAAAGCTTGCCGCTGAGCTTGCCAAACAGGGCTTGTTTGAAAGGAAAGGGCATGGGACTATGTACTCCCTTTTATGCATTGCTTTAATGATGTCCCTTGTTGTTTATGGTGTCTTGTGCTCTGAGAGCGTCTTGGTTCATTTGGGTTGTGGTATGTTGTTGGGTTTACTTTGGATTGAGGGTGCTTATGTGGGTCATGATTCCGGGCATTACCAAGTAATGTCAAACCCCGTATGCAACAGAGCTGCGCAAATCTTTTCTGGGAATTGCTTAACTGGGATAAGCATTGCTTGGTGGAAATGGACTCATAATGCCCACCACCTTGCTTGCAATAGCCTTGATCATGATCCCGATCTCCAACACATTCCAGTCTTTGCCGTGTCCTCAAAACTGTTTAATTCTGTAACATCCTGCTTTTATGGGAGGGAGATGAAGTTTGATTCTCTGGCTAGATTCCTAGTCAGTTACCAGCATTGGACATATTACCCAGTCTTGAGTGTTTCACGGGTTAATTTGTTTGTTCAGACACTCTTGTTGTTGTTCACTAGGAGGGGAGTACCTAATAGAGGATTGAACATATTGGGAATCCTAGTATTCTGGACCTGGTTTCCTCTCCTTGTGTCATGCCTGCCCAATTGGAGCGAGAGGGTGATGTTCGTGATGGCGAGTTTTGCTGTGACAGGGATCCAACACAATCAGTTCACTTTGAACCATTTTTCGGCGGATGTTTATCTGGGACATCCTAATGGGAATGATTGGTTTGAGAAGCAGACAGGTGGGACTTTGGATATTTCTTGCTCGCCATGGATGGATTGGTTCTTTGGTGGATTGCAGTTCCAGCTTGAGCACCATTTGTTCCCGCGATTACCGCGGGGCCAGTTGAGGAATGTTTCTCCTATTGTGGAGGCTTTATGCAAGAAGCACAACTTGCCTTACAGAAGTATGTCCTTCTGGGCTGCCAACGTATCCACCATTAGGACCCTCAGGACCGCTGCCCTACAGGCTCGCGACATGACTGGCCCTGTCCCGAAGAACTTGGTGTGGGAGGCTTTTAATACTCATGGCTGA
- the LOC133862434 gene encoding hevamine-A-like, with translation MALESPISAALLCLVMLTLTMGSNAGGIAIYWGQNGNEGTLAETCATGNYDFVNIAFLPTFGNGQTPMINLAGHCDPYSNGCTSLSSDIESCQAKGIKVILSIGGGAGSYYLTSSEDARQVATYLWNNFLGGKSSSRPLGAAVLDGIDFDIEGGTNQHWDDLARYLSGYSKKGKKVYLTAAPQCPFPDAWIGGALKTGLFDYVWVQFYNNPPCQFTPGSIGNLEDAWKQWTSDIPAAKIFLGLPAAPTAAGSGFIPSSDLTSQVLPAIKDSSKYGGVMLWSKYYDDQSGYSSSIKSHV, from the coding sequence ATGGCATTGGAGTCACCAATTTCAGCAGCATTACTCTGCTTAGTAATGCTAACACTGACAATGGGTTCAAATGCAGGCGGAATAGCAATCTATTGGGGTCAAAATGGAAATGAGGGCACCTTGGCAGAGACCTGTGCCACAGGAAACTATGACTTTGTGAATATAGCTTTCCTACCAACCTTTGGAAATGGTCAGACTCCTATGATTAACCTCGCTGGCCATTGCGATCCATACAGCAATGGTTGCACCAGCTTAAGCTCCGACATAGAATCATGTCAAGCCAAAGGCATTAAGGTAATTCTTTCGATCGGTGGAGGGGCGGGGAGCTACTACCTTACCTCGTCGGAGGATGCCAGACAAGTTGCTACTTATCTTTGGAATAACTTCTTGGGGGGAAAGTCCTCCTCCCGCCCACTTGGTGCTGCTGTTTTGGATGGAATTGACTTTGATATTGAAGGGGGCACCAACCAGCACTGGGATGACTTGGCAAGGTACCTTTCTGGATACAGCAAGAAGGGAAAGAAGGTGTACTTGACTGCGGCTCCACAGTGTCCTTTTCCTGATGCTTGGATTGGAGGTGCTCTGAAAACTGGTCTCTTCGACTATGTCTGGGTCCAATTCTACAATAACCCTCCTTGCCAGTTCACTCCTGGAAGTATTGGCAATCTGGAAGATGCATGGAAGCAGTGGACTTCAGACATCCCTGCTGCCAAGATTTTCCTTGGACTACCTGCTGCTCCTACAGCAGCTGGAAGTGGCTTCATTCCTTCATCTGATCTAACTTCCCAAGTGCTTCCAGCCATTAAGGATTCTTCCAAGTATGGAGGTGTTATGCTGTGGTCTAAGTATTATGACGACCAATCTGGATATAGTTCTTCCATCAAGAGCCATGTCTAA
- the LOC133863992 gene encoding acidic endochitinase-like, with the protein MALESPISAALLCLVMLTLAMGSNAGGIAIYWGQNGNEGTLAETCATGNYDFVNIAFLPTFGNGQTPMINLAGHCDPYSNGCTSLSSDIKSCQAKGIKVMLSIGGGAGSYYLTSSEDARQVATYLWNNFLGGQSSSRPLGAAVLDGIDFDIEGGTNQHWDDLARYLSGYSKKGKKVYLTAAPQCPFPDAWIGGALKTGLFDYVWVQFYNNPPCQYTPGSIGNLEDAWKQWTSDIPAAKIFLGLPAAPTAAGSGFIPSSDLTSQVLPAIKNSSKYGGVMLWSKYYDDQSGYSSSIKSHV; encoded by the coding sequence ATGGCATTGGAGTCACCAATTTCAGCAGCATTACTCTGCTTAGTAATGCTAACACTGGCAATGGGTTCAAATGCAGGCGGAATAGCAATCTATTGGGGTCAAAATGGAAATGAGGGCACCTTGGCAGAGACCTGTGCCACAGGAAACTATGACTTTGTGAATATTGCTTTCCTACCAACCTTTGGAAATGGTCAGACTCCTATGATTAACCTCGCTGGCCATTGCGATCCATACAGCAATGGTTGCACCAGCTTGAGCTCCGACATAAAATCATGTCAAGCCAAAGGCATTAAGGTAATGCTTTCGATCGGCGGAGGGGCGGGGAGCTACTACCTTACCTCGTCGGAGGATGCCAGACAAGTTGCTACTTATCTTTGGAATAACTTCTTGGGAGGACAGTCCTCCTCTCGCCCACTTGGTGCTGCTGTTTTGGATGGAATTGACTTTGATATTGAAGGGGGCACCAACCAGCACTGGGATGACTTGGCAAGGTACCTCTCTGGATACAGCAAGAAGGGTAAGAAGGTGTACTTGACTGCGGCTCCACAGTGTCCTTTTCCTGATGCTTGGATTGGAGGTGCTCTGAAAACTGGTCTCTTCGACTATGTCTGGGTCCAATTCTACAATAACCCTCCTTGCCAGTACACTCCTGGAAGTATTGGCAATCTGGAAGATGCATGGAAGCAGTGGACTTCAGACATCCCTGCTGCCAAGATTTTCCTTGGACTACCTGCTGCTCCTACAGCAGCTGGAAGTGGCTTCATTCCTTCATCTGATCTAACTTCCCAAGTGCTTCCAGCCATTAAGAATTCTTCCAAGTATGGAGGTGTTATGCTGTGGTCCAAGTATTACGACGACCAATCTGGATACAGTTCTTCCATCAAGAGCCATGTTTGA
- the LOC133862361 gene encoding uncharacterized protein LOC133862361 produces the protein MALLMHSPEISTLPKFFCNPNPRNPKSFITLRNNGKAGSRGRVRVRVSELDQGVSLYGQFSAPVKQGSKPSKEEEEKQSYYVNVGYAIRTLREEFPELFYRELSFDIYRDDIVLKDPLNTFSGIQNYKSIFWALRFHGRIFFKALWVDIVSVWQPMENSIMVRWTVHGIPRVPWESHGQFDATSEYKFDKKGKIFEHRVDNIAFNSPSKFRVLAVEDLIQSLGCPSTPRPTYFEISSPPSSERTYHY, from the exons ATGGCTCTTCTCATGCATTCACCTGAAATTTCCACTCTCCCGAAGTTCTTCTGTAACCCTAATCCTAGGAATCCCAAAAGCTTCATTACTTTGAGGAATAACGGGAAGGCTGGGTCTAGgggtagggttagggttagggtttcggAGCTGGATCAAGGTGTGAGCTTGTACGGACAGTTCTCGGCTCCGGTGAAGCAAGGTTCGAAGCCGAGcaaagaggaggaagagaagcaGAGTTACTATGTGAATGTGGGCTATGCGATTCGGACTCTGAGAGAGGAGTTTCCCGAGCTCTTTTACAGGGAGCTCAGTTTCGATATCTAtag GGATGACATCGTACTTAAAGATCCTCTCAATACTTTTAGTGGCATTCAGAActataaatcaattttctggGCACTACGATTCCATGGCAGGATATTTTTTAAGGCTTTGTGGGTTGACATCGTTAGTGTGTGGCAGCCCATGGAGAACAGCATAATGGTTCGATGGACTGTCCATGGCATCCCACGAGTCCCATGGGAGAGTCATGGTCAATTTGATGCCACTTCAGAATACAAATTCGATAAGAAAGGAAAGATATTCGAGCATCGAGTTGACAACATCGCTTTCAATTCACCTTCAAAGTTTCGAGTGCTGGCTGTGGAGGATTTAATCCAAAGTCTTGGTTGTCCCTCAACCCCGAGACCAActtattttgaaatttcttcTCCTCCATCTTCAGAAAGAACTTATCATTACTGA
- the LOC133863104 gene encoding uncharacterized protein LOC133863104: MLNAAKTSIFFSKNTQAEFKDFLRSSAGISITSSYEKYLGLPALVGRSKYKTFARIEGRVRKKMDGWKEKFLSQAGKAIPTYSMSVFQLPKKLCNSLNSLVSRFWWGKNYESKREAGQICNLVLSPLGSADQIVWQGTKHGLFSVKSAYHLEMQHRKQSRGESSKTGLVERIWKTLWNLNVPPVVKHFAWKVIHKVKAIIEDFDGASAKMEKERRLSGPGRVRWQKPPVGIMKINWDAALHKENKHMGVGVVICDDKGDVVVALSKIVPYIVDPLTAETVVVWHAARLVCEMGFQNVLMEGDSLSVIQELQKQGPNGSGCGQLIIDTKSILSSLDSVSFQHVKRDANKVAHCLAKFALSQMLDKVWVEDCPPIIQPIVLAKQAEDY; the protein is encoded by the exons ATGCTTAATGCAGCAAAGACTTCGATCTTCTTTAGTAAGAACACTCAAGCAGAATTTAAAGATTTCTTGAGGTCCTCCGCTGGGATTTCCATCACTTCAAGTTATGAAAAGTACCTAGGTCTCCCAGCATTGGTGGGTCGTTCTAAGTACAAGACGTTTGCGAGGATTGAAGGTAGAGTGCGTAAGAAGATGGATGGGtggaaagagaaatttctaTCTCAAGCCGGAAAAGCTATTCCTACTTACAGTATGAGTGTTTTCCAGCTACCCAAGAAACTTTGCAACTCACTTAATTCCTTAGTGAGTCGTTTCTGGTGGGGTAAGAATTATGAGAGCAAAAGG GAGGCAGGGCAAATCTGCAATTTGGTTTTAAGCCCTTTAGGTAGTGCAGATCAAATTGTCTGGCAGGGTACAAAACATGGGCTATTCTCGGTAAAAAGCGCCTATCATTTGGAGATGCAACACAGGAAGCAGTCTAGAGGTGAAAGTTCAAAAACAGGGCTGGTGGAAAGGATTTGGAAGACTTTATGGAATCTGAATGTGCCGCCAGTTGTGAAGCACTTTGCTTGGAAG GTTATACACAAGGTGAAGGCTATTATTGAGGACTTTGATGGAGCTAGTGCCAAAATGGAGAAGGAAAGGAGGCTCTCAGGTCCTGGACGTGTCAGATGGCAAAAGCCTCCTGTGGGGATAATGAAAATTAACTGGGATGCAGCTTTgcacaaagaaaataaacacatgggAGTAGGGGTCGTTATCTGTGATGATAAGGGAGATGTTGTGGTAGCTCTATCCAAGATTGTTCCCTACATTGTGGATCCTCTCACTGCAGAGACAGTGGTTGTTTGGCACGCTGCTAGGTTGGTTTGTGAGATGGGTTTTCAAAATGTGCTAATGGAAGGTGACTCCCTGAGTGTTATTCAAGAATTGCAAAAGCAGGGTCCTAATGGGAGTGGTTGTGGACAATTGATTATAGATACAAAGTCTATTCTGTCTAGCTTAGATTCTGTTAGTTTTCAACATGTTAAAAGGGATGCTAATAAGGTGGCACATTGTTTGGCAAAATTTGCCCTTTCACAAATGTTAGATAAAGTCTGGGTGGAGGATTGTCCTCCTATCATCCAGCCTATTGTACTTGCGAAACAAGCGGAAGATTATTGA